Proteins found in one Asterias rubens chromosome 12, eAstRub1.3, whole genome shotgun sequence genomic segment:
- the LOC117297700 gene encoding uncharacterized protein LOC117297700: protein MDEEARWANPVHVPRPPSLKPARRFSVPSVVYSTKTDLQLDEKSGLLSNAQGDYANQLGRHVPGTGRRVLWWDDSSGRDCPAQESAYSEISAADPNEWSNQRPSLSKRFLSSDLVQSESLGKHNPSSLTRRPASSGGRTGCSRTGLDALSSPSSSPPSHSDIGLHRPRVVMQLAADAALPGARERKRPILLKQRERTPALNIDNSTVLLSSQHAPSLPLSSSPPSLPDTNPSRAENRRRRLSYAGESVSLVSSSLGSNLLISSSSARNRRKSTSVLPSISQAATPEMSLPTPSQLGPDTRRVLGAPGALQTRSLPEEGQYVPVVGENAHVLNRKKIINSNVSLEYKRVMGDLKVPAGGKQNAQMGKRLLSKRWSSLQTSILTKNPADDGGSSGDDGQESSGISHGKESPIYRVGTPDIIAGERNNNDPDKHPRSRGWIFIKDNLRSIADMSPRDSIDSKPLSFKNIADLVKAKEFRLMMKRRASFIENGRFQFEEAKQDLYRRYGRANGDGNAAASEKNQRKPEGTKVINRRKLGGISGSI from the coding sequence ATGGACGAAGAAGCCCGCTGGGCCAACCCGGTCCACGTACCGAGGCCACCCTCACTTAAGCCCGCACGAAGGTTCTCCGTCCCATCGGTGGTCTACTCCACAAAGACAGATTTACAACTGGATGAGAAATCAGGGTTACTTAGCAACGCACAGGGTGATTACGCTAATCAGCTAGGTCGACATGTCCCTGGGACGGGGCGGAGGGTGTTGTGGTGGGACGATAGTAGTGGACGTGATTGTCCCGCTCAGGAGTCGGCTTATTCAGAGATTAGTGCCGCGGATCCCAACGAGTGGTCAAATCAAAGGCCCTCGCTCAGTAAGAGGTTCTTGAGCTCGGATTTAGTGCAGAGTGAGAGTTTGGGCAAACACAACCCTAGCAGTTTAACTCGTCGTCCGGCCTCGAGCGGGGGAAGGACAGGATGTAGTCGCACCGGGCTCGACGCCCTGAGCTCACCGTCATCATCCCCACCGTCACACTCTGACATCGGGCTGCATCGACCACGCGTGGTTATGCAGCTGGCAGCAGACGCAGCGTTGCCAGGGGCCCGGGAGAGGAAGAGGCCCATACTGTTGAAACAACGGGAGAGAACACCTGCCTTGAATATCGACAACTCGACTGTGCTGCTCTCGTCACAACATGCGCCATCACTGCCACTATCATCGTCACCGCCGTCATTACCCGACACAAACCCAAGTCGAGCAGAGAACCGGAGGCGGAGACTAAGCTATGCAGGGGAATCTGTCAGTCTGGTGTCCTCATCTCTCGGAAGCAATCTATTGATCAGTAGCTCGAGTGCGAGAAACCGGAGGAAATCCACATCTGTCTTGCCGTCCATCTCACAGGCTGCTACACCGGAGATGTCTCTCCCTACACCGTCTCAACTCGGGCCAGATACCCGTAGAGTCCTCGGTGCACCGGGGGCTCTACAGACCCGCTCCCTACCAGAGGAGGGTCAATATGTGCCCGTAGTAGGTGAAAATGCACACGTGTtgaacaggaaaaaaattatCAACTCTAACGTGAGTTTGGAGTATAAGCGGGTCATGGGCGACTTGAAAGTCCCGGCTGGTGGTAAGCAGAACGCTCAAATGGGAAAACGCTTACTCAGTAAAAGATGGAGCTCACTTCAGACTTCAATACTCACGAAGAACCCCGCAGATGACGGTGGATCGTCGGGTGACGACGGGCAGGAATCATCGGGCATCAGCCACGGGAAAGAAAGTCCGATATATAGGGTCGGTACTCCGGACATCATCGCGGGCGAGCGGAACAACAACGACCCCGATAAGCATCCGCGCAGCCGGGGCTGGATCTTCATCAAAGACAATCTGAGGTCGATCGCAGACATGTCACCGAGAGACAGTATAGACTCCAAACCCCTGAGTTTCAAGAACATCGCCGATTTGGTCAAGGCGAAGGAGTTCAGACTGATGATGAAACGACGAGCGAGCTTCATCGAGAACGGCCGGTTTCAATTCGAGGAGGCCAAGCAGGATTTATACCGTAGGTACGGCAGAGCTAACGGCGACGGAAACGCTGCTGCTTCGGAGAAGAATCAGAGAAAACCCGAAGGAACTAAAGTGATTAACAGACGAAAACTTGGTGGAATATCGGGGAGTATTTGA